Part of the Sorghum bicolor cultivar BTx623 chromosome 1, Sorghum_bicolor_NCBIv3, whole genome shotgun sequence genome, ATAGCAATGCCTTTCAGCAATATAACATGAACCAATATTGTGTTTTGGAACGTCTATAGCATCTTCCTTCCTAGTTTATCACAACAAAAATTGGATGGACTCAGTATGAGTGTATGACGGAGCAAACTAGTAACACATATAAAGGAGGAACCAAACACAACATTTCACAAACATCATCCAACATGATCAGGGGTTTTAGAGCagcaggaaaaagaaaaaaaactaataGTATCAAATCTGAAGTACACATGCCACGAACCCATCTTTACACACCCATTGCTCTACCAAAACGACCAAAAGCATGTTGACAGTCATGACTAATCAGCCATCTACTCAAATTAGAATAGCATTCAGTATGCACAAAAACAAAACTAGTTTCATGTCAACTAATCAAGAACTGCAATACTTTACCTTAATTCAACAAACATCCTGAGCAATCTTCGACATTATACCATGAAAATCCTTGCATCACCGTGCCCATCTGCATTGAAGGAACACAGAAACAGTAACCATCATACATCTACAAACAAGCCCAGAATGCAAACTAAGATCATCAGAACAAATCTTCCACCATGTCGCTACCTTGATGGGCGCCCACGATCCTGTCTCTCCTTCCTTCCTGCAGCAACCAGGACAGCACGCTCACGCTCCTTCTCCTTGGactccctcttcctcctctcctccctcaGTTCTTCAATGCTCTTCTTCCCTCCACTCCTCTTCACCCCGTTCTCTTCCCCTGCATCTCTGCCCCTCCCCTCCTTggccgctgctgctgcaggGCTCGACATGTACCAGGGCACCGCCACGCCCTTCCCGGCGAGGCCGTAGCCCAGCCTGTACTTCTCCTCATCGGGCCCCACAACCCTCacctcctcttccttcttcttccgcTTCTTAGGGTTAGGGTCTGCATCAGGCTCCCGCTCCCGGGCCGCGCCCCTCCCACCACTGGCCGATGCGAGCGCGGCGAAGTCAGCGGCGACGCCGGATCCACCCGAGAAGAGGTTGATGTGGTCTCCGTCCGAGGCCGGGGAAGGAACGGCGTCCACCGGATCAGCGGGGCCGGCGGGGTGAGGTGGAGGAGTGGCGGGCGACTCCGCCTGGACCAGGCCGCGGTTACGCCGTAGCGCAGCGAGGCGGAGGTCGGACTCGCGGCGGCGTTCCGCCTCGCGCTGGAGCTGCTCCTcccgggcggcggcggcctcgtcTTTCTGCACCTTCTCGCGGTTGTCGAAATTATAGACGTTCCACCGCTTCTGCGGCAAGATATTCAGCCCGCCGTGCCCTCCCATGGCTGCCTGCTGGGGTCGGCGGTCAAGTtacttgccgccgccgccggtgggaGGCTGGAAGAGAAGCGGGTGGGGAAACGACTGGATTTGCGCTTTCTGCCCTGTTTTTCTCTGTTCGCCGCCaccgagggggagggggagggggaggccgGGAGGGTGTCGTGGAGACGTGGACAATTTCAGGTCGattctaagggcctgtttagattggggatgaaaatttttggaatgtcacatcggatatgtcggaaggatgtcgggaggggttattcgaaactaataaaaaaacaaattacatagctcgtcaggaaactgcaagacaaatttattaagcataattaatatgtcattagcatatgtgggttactgtagcacttaaggctaatcatggagtaactaggcttaaaagattcgtctcgtgattctcaactaaactgtgtaattagtttatttttttatctacatttaatgttccatgcatgtgtccaaagattcgatgggacggatgaaaaaaattttggtggggaactaaacagggcctaacccAATATTCTCTGATCCCGTAGAATCACCTGGGAGCTCATAAAGTAACTTCTAGGCGGAATCCGGAGCAGCTCTACCAAATAAGGGCTTCCCTCAACTGGTAGGCTGTAGCTCAGTAGAGAGTCTTAGAACAGCTTACATTTGCCCTGTCTGATGAAAAGTTTAGGCAACCACAGGTGGTTCGCGTTGTGAGACGAAGCTGGGATTGGGAAAGCATGTGTATGAGAGACTAGAAAAAAAGTTGCAGCTGTACTGAGTGTGCTCGTCAGTAGCAGCCTATTTGCTCGCGTTGTGAGTTCGGCAGCTACAATTGTATCCTTGTCTATGTGGAGGGTGAACTTTGCCTGAGGCTAATAACCCTGTTAGCTTGCGTTGGCCCTGCCCTAATAGTTTTGTCCTAATTCTGTGAAGTGGTTAATTGAGATAAACTAAGAGGTTAGAAGCTAAAAAATAGCTTATCTTTGATTCACTTCTCACTCAGGAACACCACATATATAGTTTATCTTATAAAACTAAGAGAATCACTTTTGGCCAAAGAATAATTATCACAGAAGCAAAAGTATCTCTACCAAACATGCTATCAAAATCACTCCACTAAAAAATCATGAGATACAGTTGAAACTAGAGAACCCGGGTACAAAGCTCTATCAAATGAACCCTTACAGCTATTTTTGCTAGACTCCTATTCCTACGAAAATGGCTCTGCTGTGAAACAACTCTCCAATAGAGTTAAGGTACTTTACACGAACATTTGGCAAAGAGGAACCaataaaaactaaaaactatGACTTTGGCTTCTAGTTCAAAAGGGATTTGGCTCCCGATAGTTGTAGAGTAAAATCGTTTTACCCTATTTGATATGGTTCTTGTGAAACCGGAGCCGGAGCCTTTTTAGAAGTTCTAAAAAAAAGTCATTAGCTTTGATCCCACGAACTTACGGGAATAACACATTAGAGATGGCTAGATTGGTGTCGTGTAGCATTGCTCCAGACATGGCACAACACAAGGCATGTGGGTTCGCTTGTAATCATGTCGTCTCGGCCTAATGAACTCCTCGTGCTCATGCCTGTTTCATATACTCACTGTTTGGCATGACACAATCAAACTCACTGTTTCAAATATGCTAAATCCCACAAGTTCAAATTCGtctcctagaaatgaataacaaCTGAAAAaccgaagatgaattgtacatATTTTGTTACAGAAGATAGAATCTGAAGCACATATACCAGTCACGGTGAGATGAAATGTACAATCGCTGGAATTAAGGTTGTGTTTGGTTCACATTCTAGGAAGTATATGTGCTTCAAAATCCTAGCTATCATTTAAAGTTTAAACCCCCAAAGCCGatcaaaaaaaaagtttaaaCCCCAAACTCTAGTAGAACCGTACAGAGTCTACTTTTCAGGAACTTCAGAATCCTAGCTAAATCTTACTTGAGCCCTATATATATCATTATCATGGTAGTACACTCATACAGCCAGACTAAATACGATGTCCGTCGATCCACACCGAAGAGATGATGCTTCTCAGATTCTTGCAAGAGTGGCTAAGCTGATGACAATTGTTTATGCTCAAGACCTGCAGTGACCTAGGCAAGCCAGTGCATGGCAGGGAACAAATCGAATTGCAGTCTGAAATCTCCAGTCTTTGCAGTGAAGTAAGGCCATTCAAATGTGGGAGGAGAGCGAGCTCCCAACAGCCAACAATCTCCATGTCTTCCAAGTCTCGAAGGTTCTGAATGCACCGTGGAAGCTCACGAAGTTGAGGGCAATTCTTGACAACAAGCTCACGCAGACCAGGGGCGAATGTACACAGCTCATCCCATTCCCATCGCTGCAAGCTGTGCATCCCCTCCAAATGAAACTTCTTCAAAGATAGGAAACTGGCACCATGACCATAAACATAAGAGCTACTGTTTATAAATTTCAATTGATCCCAGCTTGTCAGGTAGAGATTTTTAAGCTGTGGTAGAAGTCCCAGTGAAGGAAGAGCATCGCAGCTCTTAAACCCATGAAGCCGTACAGTGACTAGATCATGCATGTAGTTTTCAGAACAAAGCCAGCTAGGACACGCCAATCCGCCGTAGCCTGAAACGGTTAGCTCATTGAGGGTGTTAGCTGGTTTTAGGTTCTCTATAATTGTATCTTCATCAAGTTGCTTGTTGGTGTTCTCACACCATGAAAGCTCTAGCTTTCGTAGGAGCTTCTTGGAAGCTAAATCCGCCTGTTGAGCTTCTTGTGCATC contains:
- the LOC8067070 gene encoding leukocyte receptor cluster member 1 homolog, with amino-acid sequence MGGHGGLNILPQKRWNVYNFDNREKVQKDEAAAAREEQLQREAERRRESDLRLAALRRNRGLVQAESPATPPPHPAGPADPVDAVPSPASDGDHINLFSGGSGVAADFAALASASGGRGAAREREPDADPNPKKRKKKEEEVRVVGPDEEKYRLGYGLAGKGVAVPWYMSSPAAAAAKEGRGRDAGEENGVKRSGGKKSIEELREERRKRESKEKERERAVLVAAGRKERQDRGRPSRWAR